One part of the Procambarus clarkii isolate CNS0578487 chromosome 41, FALCON_Pclarkii_2.0, whole genome shotgun sequence genome encodes these proteins:
- the LOC138373262 gene encoding uncharacterized protein, translating into MSVNNQVTRQRKTYGAYTEIDKEICEVLNDSFHGVFTIEPEQLPLLVEKITQDERLTDIKVTTKELMKLLTTFDETKAVGPDYVSPWILKEAAQALGVPLASIHNESLTEGELPRCWKKANVEPIFKITDRV; encoded by the coding sequence atgtcggtgaacaaCCAGGTGACACGACAAAGGAAAACATATGGGGCATATACAGAgatcgacaaggaaatctgcgaggtactgaatgacagtttccatggagtgttcacaatcgagcctgagcagctcccattgttagtagAGAAGATCACCCAAGATGAGAGATTAACGGATATAAAAGTGACAACAAAGGAGCTCATGAAACTGCTAACAACATTTGatgaaactaaagcagttggaccagactatgtatcaccgtggatattaaaagaagcagcgcaggccctcggcgtgcctctggcaagtatCCATAATGAGTCACTTACGGAGGGAGAGTTGCCCAGATGCTGGAAGAAAGCAAATGTGGAACCAATTTTCAAAATAACAGATAGGGTATAG